In the Candidatus Palauibacter scopulicola genome, GCGCGGCGCGACGGCAGCCGCCTCCTCGTGCTCGACCGCGCGCGTGGCCGCTTCGCGGACGCGGCCTTTCCCGCGCTGCTCGAGCGGCTCTCCGCCGGCGATGCCGTCGTCGTCAACGACAGCCGCGTCTTCCCGGCCCGGCTGCTCGGCCGCAAGCCGACCGGCGCCCGGGCCGAGATCCTCCTCGTCCGCCCCGAGTCCGGGGCGCTCGCGTCATTCGCCCCCTTTGACGAGGCGGACACCCGCCTCTGGCGCGCCATGGTCCGCCCCGGCGGCAAGCTCAAGCCCGGCCGCACCGTGGATATCGCCGACGGGTTCGCGGTCGAGATCCTCGACTCCGCCGCCGACGGCACCCGCCTCGTGCGGCTGGCCGGCGACGACGACCCGTGGCGCCTGATCCAGCGCCACGGCCGCGTCCCCCTGCCTCCGTACATCGTCCGCGATGCACCGGGCGGCGAGCGGGCGGGGGCCGACGACGCCGAGGACCGGGAGCGCTACCAGACCGTGTACGCGGCCCCGGCCGGGAGCGTCGCCGCGCCGACGGCGGGCCTCCACCTCACCCGGAAGATGCTCGCGGGCATCGAGGCCATGGGCGTTCGTCTCGTGTCCCTCACGCTCCACGTCGGGTTCGGCACCTTTCGTCCCGTGACCGCGGACCGCATCGACGAGCACGAGGTCGCCCCCGAGGTGTACAGCTTCTCCTCCACGGCGGCGGAGGCGCTCAACGCGACGCGGGCGGAGGGCGGGCGCGTGTTCGCCGTCGGCACGACCTCCTGCCGCGTGCTGGAGACCGTCGCCGCGGGCGGCGGCGTCTCGGCGGGCGGGCCCTTCGCGCCGGGGCGGGGGTGGACGGACCTCTTCATCCGTCCTCCGTACACCTTCCGCGCGGTGGACGCGCTCGTGACGAACTTCCACCTTCCACGCTCCAGCCTGCTCATGCTCGTCGCGGCGTTCGCGGGCCGGGAACTCACGCTCGAGGCCTACGCGCACGCGATCCGCCAGCGCTACCGCTTCTACTCCTACGGCGACGCGATGCTCATCGCATGAAAACCATTCCGTGACCGGACCCGCGGACGGCGGGCGCTTTCGCGTCGAGGGGACGAGCGGGCGGGCGCGCGCCGGGACGCTCCGCCTTGCGCGCGGCACGATCCACACCCCGTGCTTCATGCCGGTCGGTACGCTGGGGACCGTGAAGTCGCTCACCCCCGGGGAACTCCGCGGCGCCGGGGTCGAGGTCCTGCTGGGGAACGCCTATCACCTCTACCTGAGGCCGGGCACGCGCGTCCTCGAGGAACTCGGCGGACTCCACCGGTTCATGGGATGGGACGGTCCCATCCTCACCGATTCGGGCGGGTTCCAGGTCTTCTCGCTCGCCCGCATCAACCGGATCGACGACGAGGGCGTCACCTTCCGCAGCCATCTCGATGGGAGCCTGCACCGGCTCACGCCGGAACTCTCGATGGAGATCCAGGCCGCGATCGGCTCCGATATCCGCATGGCGTTCGACGAGTGTCCACCCGGGGAGTCCTCTCCCGAGGCCGCGCGGAAGGCGGTCGAACGCACGCTCGCGTGGCTGGCGCGCTGCCGGGAGAGGCACGAGGCGCTTCGGGACGCGCATCGGGACGCGCACCCCGCAGGAGACGGGCTCCTCTTCCCCATCGTCCAGGGCGCCTCCTACGAGGACCTTCGCCTCGAATCCGTCGAACGCACCCTCGCCCTGGGCGACTGGCCCGGGATCGGGATCGGCGGACTCTCGGTGGGAGAGGAGAAGGAGGTGACGCACCGGGTGCTCGACGCGATCGAACCCGCCCTTCCCGCCGACCGGCCCCGCTACCTCATGGGCGTCGGCTATCCCGACGACGTCATCGAAGCGGTGCGGCGCGGCGTGGACATGTTCGACTGCGTGGCGCCGACCCGGAACGGGCGCAACGGCACCGCGTTCACGGCCGAGGGCCGGCTCAACGTCAAGGGCGCGCGCTTCGCGTCCGACCCCGCGCCGCTCGACGAGACGTGCGATGCCCCCTGCTGCACCGACTACAGCCGCGCCTACCTGCGGCACCTCTTCGTGAGCAACGAACTGCTCGGCCTGCGCCTCCTCTCGCTGCACAACGTGCGCTTCCTGATCCGATTGACTTCACAGGCGCGCGCGGCGATCCTCCGGGGCGAATACGACCGCTGGGCCGACGACTGGCTCTCCACCTACCGGCGCGGCTCCCCGCGCCCCGCGACCGAACAGACCGAACAGGAAGGTGAGGACGGATCATGCTGATGTTGAACCTCATGGCGTCCCCCGAGGGAGGGACGGCGAATCCGGCCGCCACCATGATGATGATGTTCGGATTCATCGCCATCTTCTACTTCATCTTCTTCCGTCCGCAGCGGAAGCAGCAGAAGGAGCACGCGGAACTGGTGAAGAACCTGAAGCGGGGGGACAAGGTCTCGACGATCGGCGGCATCGTGGGCGAGATCGTCCACCTCACGAACGACATCGTCACGATCAAGAGCGGCGACACCCGGATCGAGGTCGAGCGCTCCAAGATCGGAAGAGTCACGTAGCAGTCCCTCCCTCCGTGCTCGCGTGACCCGGCCGTGATCCTCGACATCCGCCTCTTCGGAGACCCCGTCCTGCGGGAGAAGTGCGCCCCCGTGGCGGAGATCGACGATGAGGTGCGCCGGCTCGCCGCCGACATGCAGGAGACGATGTACGACGCGGACGGCATCGGCCTCGCGGCGCCGCAGGTGGGGGTGCCGATCCGCCTCTTCGTGTACGACGTGCGCCAGGAGGGGATCTCGCCCGGCGTTCTCGTGAACCCCGAGATCGTCGAGGAGGAGGGCGCGGTGAAGGAGGAGGAGGGGTGCCTCAGCATCCCCGGGCTGTCGGAGACCGTCGAGCGCAGCGAGTCCATCGTCGCGCGCGGCCTCGGGCTCGACGGCGAGCCGGTGGAGATCCGCGCCGACGGCATCCTGAGCCGCTGCATTCAGCACGAGAGGGACCACCTGGACGGGATCCTCTTCCTGGACCGCGTGAGTCCGCTCAAGCGCAAGATCCTGCTCGCGAAGTGGCGGAAACAGGAGCGGGACTGAAGCGGCCGCGGGCGGCATGAGGGTGCTCTTCCCATGAGGGTTCTGTTCTGGGGTACGCCGGAGTTCGGACTCCCGTCGCTGGAAGCGATGCGGGGGGCGGGGCACGACATCGTCGGCGTCGTCACGAACCCGGACCGGCCCGCCGGCCGGGGGAGGCGTCCGCGGACGAGTCCGGTGAAGGCGTGGGCGCTCGAGGCCGGCGTGCCCGTGCTGCAGCCCGAGCGTCCCGGCGACGAAGGCTTCCTCGCCGCCGCCCGCCGCCTGCGCCCCGACATCTCCGTCGTCGCGGCGTACGGCCGTCTCCTCCCGCCGGCGGCGCTGGACCTGCCGCCGCTCGGGTCGCTGAACGTGCACGCGTCGCTCCTGCCCGCGCTGCGCGGCGCGGCCCCCATCAACTGGGCCATCATCCGGGGGCACCGCGAGTCCGGGGTGAGCATCCAGCGCATGGTCCAGGCGCTCGACGCCGGCCCCGTGCTCGGGCGGACCCGCATCCCGATCCCGGCGGCGATGACGGCCGGTGAGCTGTACGCGGAGGCTGCGGAGGCGGGGGGAATGCGGCTCGTCGCCGTGCTCGACGACCTGGCGTCCGGGCGGGCGGTGGAGAGGCCGCAGGACGACGCGCGCGCGACGTGGGCGCCGAAGCTCGACCGCGAGACCGCGCGCATCGACTGGTCGCTCCCCGCGGCCGAGGTCGCGAACTGGCTGCGCGGGTGCGACCCGTGGCCCGCCGCGTGGACCTCGCTGGCCGCGCCCGCCGCCCTCGCCGGGCTGACGCTGCAGTGC is a window encoding:
- the queA gene encoding tRNA preQ1(34) S-adenosylmethionine ribosyltransferase-isomerase QueA is translated as MTDEWAGRTEAYDYELPDELIAARPAARRDGSRLLVLDRARGRFADAAFPALLERLSAGDAVVVNDSRVFPARLLGRKPTGARAEILLVRPESGALASFAPFDEADTRLWRAMVRPGGKLKPGRTVDIADGFAVEILDSAADGTRLVRLAGDDDPWRLIQRHGRVPLPPYIVRDAPGGERAGADDAEDRERYQTVYAAPAGSVAAPTAGLHLTRKMLAGIEAMGVRLVSLTLHVGFGTFRPVTADRIDEHEVAPEVYSFSSTAAEALNATRAEGGRVFAVGTTSCRVLETVAAGGGVSAGGPFAPGRGWTDLFIRPPYTFRAVDALVTNFHLPRSSLLMLVAAFAGRELTLEAYAHAIRQRYRFYSYGDAMLIA
- the tgt gene encoding tRNA guanosine(34) transglycosylase Tgt, translating into MTGPADGGRFRVEGTSGRARAGTLRLARGTIHTPCFMPVGTLGTVKSLTPGELRGAGVEVLLGNAYHLYLRPGTRVLEELGGLHRFMGWDGPILTDSGGFQVFSLARINRIDDEGVTFRSHLDGSLHRLTPELSMEIQAAIGSDIRMAFDECPPGESSPEAARKAVERTLAWLARCRERHEALRDAHRDAHPAGDGLLFPIVQGASYEDLRLESVERTLALGDWPGIGIGGLSVGEEKEVTHRVLDAIEPALPADRPRYLMGVGYPDDVIEAVRRGVDMFDCVAPTRNGRNGTAFTAEGRLNVKGARFASDPAPLDETCDAPCCTDYSRAYLRHLFVSNELLGLRLLSLHNVRFLIRLTSQARAAILRGEYDRWADDWLSTYRRGSPRPATEQTEQEGEDGSC
- the yajC gene encoding preprotein translocase subunit YajC; the encoded protein is MLMLNLMASPEGGTANPAATMMMMFGFIAIFYFIFFRPQRKQQKEHAELVKNLKRGDKVSTIGGIVGEIVHLTNDIVTIKSGDTRIEVERSKIGRVT
- the def gene encoding peptide deformylase, whose protein sequence is MILDIRLFGDPVLREKCAPVAEIDDEVRRLAADMQETMYDADGIGLAAPQVGVPIRLFVYDVRQEGISPGVLVNPEIVEEEGAVKEEEGCLSIPGLSETVERSESIVARGLGLDGEPVEIRADGILSRCIQHERDHLDGILFLDRVSPLKRKILLAKWRKQERD
- the fmt gene encoding methionyl-tRNA formyltransferase, translating into MRVLFWGTPEFGLPSLEAMRGAGHDIVGVVTNPDRPAGRGRRPRTSPVKAWALEAGVPVLQPERPGDEGFLAAARRLRPDISVVAAYGRLLPPAALDLPPLGSLNVHASLLPALRGAAPINWAIIRGHRESGVSIQRMVQALDAGPVLGRTRIPIPAAMTAGELYAEAAEAGGMRLVAVLDDLASGRAVERPQDDARATWAPKLDRETARIDWSLPAAEVANWLRGCDPWPAAWTSLAAPAALAGLTLQCFEPGVGGPGADGGEAGGVHPGTEPGATPGTVVRADPARGLRVATGEGTIVVGAVKPAGRRRMSAAEWVRGLPDAKEVRFA